From the Kitasatospora viridis genome, one window contains:
- the cobO gene encoding cob(I)yrinic acid a,c-diamide adenosyltransferase, with protein sequence MPQGKPEVVPDDGLTTRQRRTQPITAVHTGPGKGKSTAAFGLALRAWNQGWPIGVFQFVKSAKWKVGEENALKVLGASGEGGSVTWHKMGEGWSWVQRDLESSEEAAKEGWEQVKRDLAAETYRLYVLDEFTYPMKWGWVDVAEVVEVLRNRPGNQHVVITGRDAAEALLDVADLVTEMTKVKHPMDAGRKGQRGIEW encoded by the coding sequence GTGCCGCAGGGCAAGCCCGAGGTCGTCCCCGACGACGGCCTGACCACCCGTCAGCGCCGTACCCAGCCGATCACCGCCGTGCACACCGGCCCCGGCAAGGGCAAGTCCACCGCCGCCTTCGGGCTGGCGCTGCGGGCCTGGAACCAGGGCTGGCCGATCGGGGTGTTCCAGTTCGTCAAGTCGGCCAAGTGGAAGGTCGGCGAGGAGAACGCGCTGAAGGTGCTGGGCGCCTCCGGCGAGGGCGGCAGCGTCACCTGGCACAAGATGGGCGAGGGCTGGTCCTGGGTGCAGCGCGACCTGGAGTCCAGCGAGGAGGCCGCCAAGGAGGGCTGGGAGCAGGTCAAGCGCGACCTGGCCGCCGAGACCTACCGGCTGTACGTGCTGGACGAGTTCACCTACCCGATGAAGTGGGGCTGGGTGGACGTGGCCGAGGTGGTCGAGGTGCTGCGCAACCGGCCCGGCAACCAGCACGTGGTGATCACCGGCCGGGACGCGGCCGAGGCGCTGCTCGACGTGGCCGACCTGGTCACCGAGATGACCAAGGTGAAGCACCCGATGGACGCCGGCCGCAAGGGCCAGCGCGGGATCGAGTGGTAG
- a CDS encoding cobyrinate a,c-diamide synthase, whose translation MQLPRLVIAAPSSGAGKTTVATGLMAALTARGLTVSPHKVGPDYIDPGYHALATGRPGRNLDSFLCGPERIEPLLRHGAAGADLAVVEGVMGMFDGASGRGELASTAQVAKLLRAPVVLVVDGSSQSRSVAALVHGFASWDPQVRLAGVILNRVASDRHEHLLREALEEGAGVPVLGAVRRTAAVATPSRHLGLVPVVERSTEALRAVRDMGELIAASVDLDEVLALARSAPPLTAEPWDPAAEVTRLSGPAPRIALAAGPAFSFSYAENAELLAAAGAEVVPFDPLHDTTLPDGVSGLVIGGGFPEVYGEQLSANRQLRAAIGELAATGAPISAECAGLLYLGRELDGHPMCGVLPLESRMTERLTLGYREAVALHDSPLAVTGTRLRGHEFHRTTCTPGASATPAWGWRAPDGKPVTEGFTTANVHASYLHLHWAGAPQLAERLVRSAARLPD comes from the coding sequence GTGCAGCTCCCCCGTCTCGTCATCGCGGCCCCCTCCTCCGGGGCCGGCAAGACCACCGTCGCCACCGGGCTGATGGCCGCGCTGACCGCGCGCGGCCTGACCGTCTCGCCGCACAAGGTGGGCCCGGACTACATCGACCCCGGCTACCACGCGCTGGCCACCGGCCGGCCCGGGCGCAACCTGGACTCCTTCCTGTGCGGGCCCGAGCGGATCGAGCCGCTGCTGCGGCACGGCGCCGCCGGGGCCGACCTGGCGGTGGTCGAGGGCGTGATGGGCATGTTCGACGGCGCCTCCGGGCGGGGCGAGCTGGCCTCCACCGCGCAGGTGGCCAAGCTGCTGCGGGCGCCGGTGGTGCTGGTGGTGGACGGCTCCTCGCAGTCCCGCTCGGTGGCCGCGCTGGTGCACGGCTTCGCCAGCTGGGACCCGCAGGTGCGCCTCGCCGGGGTGATCCTCAACCGGGTCGCCTCGGACCGGCACGAGCACCTGCTGCGCGAGGCGCTGGAGGAGGGCGCCGGGGTGCCGGTGCTGGGCGCGGTGCGGCGCACCGCCGCGGTGGCCACGCCCTCCCGGCACCTGGGCCTGGTGCCGGTGGTGGAGCGCTCGACCGAGGCGCTGCGGGCGGTCCGGGACATGGGCGAGCTGATCGCCGCCTCGGTGGACCTGGACGAGGTGCTGGCGCTGGCCCGCTCCGCCCCGCCGCTCACCGCCGAGCCCTGGGACCCGGCGGCGGAGGTCACCCGGCTGTCCGGCCCGGCGCCGCGGATCGCGCTGGCGGCCGGCCCGGCCTTCTCGTTCAGCTACGCGGAGAACGCCGAGCTGCTGGCGGCGGCCGGCGCCGAGGTGGTGCCGTTCGACCCGCTGCACGACACCACACTCCCTGACGGTGTGTCAGGTCTGGTGATAGGCGGCGGCTTCCCCGAGGTGTACGGCGAACAGCTGAGCGCCAACCGGCAGTTGCGCGCCGCGATCGGCGAACTCGCCGCCACTGGCGCGCCGATCAGCGCCGAGTGCGCCGGACTGCTCTACCTGGGACGGGAGTTGGACGGACACCCGATGTGCGGCGTACTGCCGCTGGAGTCCCGGATGACCGAGCGGCTGACCCTCGGCTACCGCGAGGCGGTCGCCCTGCACGACAGCCCGCTCGCCGTCACCGGCACCCGGCTGCGCGGCCACGAGTTCCACCGCACCACCTGCACGCCCGGCGCCTCGGCCACCCCCGCCTGGGGCTGGCGCGCACCCGACGGCAAGCCGGTCACCGAGGGCTTCACCACCGCGAACGTGCACGCCAGCTACCTGCACCTGCACTGGGCGGGCGCACCGCAGCTGGCGGAGCGGCTGGTGCGCTCCGCCGCGCGGCTGCCCGACTGA
- a CDS encoding putative cobaltochelatase, which yields MADLRLSLLLNAVSPAVGGVLVRGEKGTAKSTMVRALAGLLPSIAVAEQCRFACDPAAPDPQCPDAPHGAGSHERPARLVELPVGVTEDRIVGSLDLEQALAQGVKAYEPGLLAQAHRGVLYIDEVNLLQDHVVDLLLDAAAMGRSYVEREGVSVRHAARFLLVGTMNPEEGELRPQLLDRFGLTVEIAATREPAERAEVVRRRLAYDADPAGFAAGYRADERALAEQIARARELLPAVELGDAALRQITAVCAAFEVDGLRADIVMARTAVALAAWAGRTRVLEEDVRKAAQLALPHRRRRNPFDAPGLDEEQLDRTLSEHSEPEEPTEPEPDGDGPDGDGPGDGGPGDGGPDGGGGAPEPASADAPSADPAGPDAPDAPETSSPEAAPRLPKPGGPAPESSPVAAGEAYRTRLFKVPGTGHGARGRRSPAETDGGHTIRARRPHGALTRLHLSATLQAAAPQQLARGRSGRALVLRTDDFREQVRKGRESNLVLFVVDASGSMAARQRMTAVKGAVLSLLMDAYQRRDKIGMITFRGGGAELALPPTSSVEVGAARLEQLPTGGRTPLAAGLLRAHEVLRLERVRDPLRRPLLVVVTDGRATGGRGALAEAGRAAGLLAAQGTAAVVLDCESGPVRLGLARTLAGQLNATAVTLDELRAEGVAALVHAHRSPSQRKAA from the coding sequence ATGGCCGACCTGCGGCTGTCGCTGCTGCTGAACGCCGTCTCGCCGGCCGTCGGCGGGGTGCTGGTGCGCGGCGAGAAGGGCACCGCCAAGTCCACCATGGTGCGGGCGCTGGCCGGCCTGCTGCCGTCGATCGCGGTGGCCGAGCAGTGCCGGTTCGCCTGCGACCCGGCGGCCCCCGACCCGCAGTGCCCGGACGCGCCGCACGGCGCGGGCTCGCACGAGCGGCCGGCCCGGCTGGTCGAGCTGCCGGTGGGCGTGACCGAGGACCGCATCGTCGGCTCGCTCGACCTGGAGCAGGCGCTGGCCCAGGGCGTGAAGGCCTACGAGCCGGGCCTGCTGGCCCAGGCGCACCGCGGCGTGCTCTACATCGACGAGGTCAACCTGCTGCAGGACCACGTGGTCGACCTGCTGCTGGACGCGGCGGCGATGGGCCGCTCCTACGTGGAGCGCGAGGGCGTCTCGGTGCGGCACGCGGCCCGCTTCCTGCTGGTCGGCACGATGAACCCGGAGGAGGGCGAGCTGCGGCCGCAGCTGCTCGACCGGTTCGGGCTGACCGTGGAGATCGCGGCCACCCGGGAGCCGGCCGAGCGGGCCGAGGTGGTGCGCCGCCGGCTCGCCTACGACGCCGACCCGGCGGGCTTCGCGGCCGGCTACCGGGCGGACGAGCGGGCGCTGGCCGAGCAGATCGCCCGGGCCCGGGAGCTGCTGCCCGCCGTCGAGCTGGGGGACGCCGCGCTGCGTCAGATCACCGCCGTCTGCGCCGCCTTCGAGGTGGACGGGCTGCGGGCGGACATCGTGATGGCCCGCACGGCGGTCGCGCTGGCCGCCTGGGCCGGGCGGACCCGGGTGCTGGAGGAGGACGTCCGCAAGGCGGCCCAGCTGGCCCTGCCGCACCGGCGGCGGCGCAACCCGTTCGACGCGCCCGGGCTGGACGAGGAGCAGCTGGACCGGACGCTGAGCGAGCACAGCGAGCCGGAGGAGCCCACTGAGCCCGAGCCCGACGGCGACGGGCCGGACGGTGACGGGCCGGGCGACGGCGGCCCCGGTGACGGCGGGCCGGACGGTGGGGGCGGTGCTCCCGAGCCTGCGTCAGCCGATGCTCCGTCAGCCGACCCCGCCGGACCTGACGCACCTGACGCACCTGAGACCTCGTCACCCGAGGCGGCCCCCCGGCTCCCCAAGCCCGGCGGCCCCGCCCCGGAGTCCTCCCCCGTCGCGGCCGGCGAGGCCTACCGCACCCGGCTCTTCAAGGTGCCCGGCACCGGGCACGGCGCCCGCGGCCGCCGCTCCCCCGCCGAGACCGACGGCGGCCACACCATCCGGGCCCGCCGCCCGCACGGCGCGCTGACCCGGCTGCACCTGTCCGCCACCCTGCAGGCGGCCGCCCCGCAGCAGCTGGCCCGCGGCCGCAGCGGCCGGGCGCTGGTGCTGCGCACGGACGACTTCCGCGAGCAGGTGCGCAAGGGCCGCGAGTCCAACCTGGTGCTGTTCGTGGTGGACGCCTCCGGCTCGATGGCGGCCCGGCAGCGGATGACCGCCGTCAAGGGCGCGGTGCTGTCGCTGCTGATGGACGCCTACCAGCGGCGGGACAAGATCGGCATGATCACCTTCCGGGGCGGCGGCGCCGAGCTCGCGCTGCCGCCCACCTCCTCGGTGGAGGTCGGCGCGGCCCGCCTGGAGCAGCTGCCCACCGGCGGGCGCACCCCGCTGGCCGCCGGCCTGCTGCGGGCGCACGAGGTGCTGCGGCTGGAGCGGGTGCGCGACCCGCTGCGCCGCCCGCTGCTGGTGGTGGTGACCGACGGCCGGGCCACCGGCGGGCGCGGCGCGCTGGCCGAGGCCGGCCGGGCCGCCGGGCTGCTGGCCGCCCAGGGCACCGCCGCCGTGGTGCTGGACTGCGAGTCCGGGCCGGTCCGGCTCGGCCTGGCCCGCACCCTGGCCGGCCAGTTGAACGCCACCGCCGTCACCCTGGACGAGCTGCGCGCCGAGGGCGTGGCCGCCCTGGTGCACGCCCACCGTTCCCCCTCCCAGCGAAAGGCAGCGTGA
- a CDS encoding cobyric acid synthase: MSNAILIAGTTSDAGKSVVTAGICRWLVRRGVKVAPFKAQNMSLNSMVTADGAEIGRAQVMQAQAARVEPEAAMNPVLLKPGADGRSQVVLLGRPVAEVGALDYRERKPYLLERSLECLADLRRRFDVVVCEGAGSPAEINLRDRDIANMGLARAADLPVLVVGDIDRGGVFAAMYGTLALLEAADQALVAGWLVNKFRGDARLLKPGLDMLHELTGRPVLGTLPMLADLWLDAEDSLDLSTAVTRSGTVGPYGEDVLRVAVLRLPRLSNFTDLDALAQEPGVLVRWATRPEELADADLVVLPGTRATVADLAWLRERGLERPLLARAAEGRPVLGVCGGYQMLSRRITDAVESGAGAVDGLGLLPVEVEFAVEKTLGRPVGEAYGERVEGYEIHHGIARVDGGEPFLDGCRVGAVWGTTWHGALENDGFRRAFLREVAAVAGRRFVPAPDTSFAAAREERLDRLGDLIEEHADTDALWRLIEGGAPAGLPFVPPGAPAPRAVEGEEL, encoded by the coding sequence GTGAGCAACGCGATCCTGATCGCCGGCACCACCTCGGACGCGGGGAAGAGCGTGGTGACCGCCGGGATCTGCCGCTGGCTGGTCCGGCGGGGCGTCAAGGTGGCGCCGTTCAAGGCGCAGAACATGTCGCTGAACTCGATGGTCACCGCGGACGGCGCGGAGATCGGTCGGGCCCAGGTGATGCAGGCGCAGGCGGCCCGGGTGGAGCCGGAGGCGGCGATGAACCCGGTGCTGCTGAAGCCCGGCGCCGACGGGCGCAGCCAGGTGGTACTGCTGGGGCGCCCGGTGGCGGAGGTGGGCGCGCTGGACTACCGGGAGCGCAAGCCCTACCTGTTGGAGCGTTCGCTGGAGTGCCTGGCCGATCTGCGCCGCCGGTTCGACGTGGTGGTGTGCGAGGGCGCGGGCTCGCCGGCCGAGATCAACCTGCGCGACCGGGACATCGCCAACATGGGCCTGGCCCGGGCCGCCGACCTGCCGGTGCTGGTGGTCGGCGACATCGACCGGGGCGGCGTGTTCGCCGCGATGTACGGCACCCTGGCGCTGCTGGAGGCGGCCGACCAGGCGCTGGTCGCGGGCTGGCTGGTGAACAAGTTCCGCGGCGACGCCCGGCTGCTGAAGCCGGGGCTGGACATGCTGCACGAGCTGACGGGGCGTCCGGTGCTGGGCACCCTGCCGATGCTGGCCGACCTCTGGCTGGACGCCGAGGACTCGCTCGACCTGTCCACCGCCGTGACCCGCTCGGGCACCGTCGGCCCGTACGGCGAGGACGTGCTGCGGGTCGCCGTGCTGCGGCTGCCCCGGCTCTCCAACTTCACCGACCTGGACGCGCTGGCCCAGGAGCCGGGCGTGCTGGTGCGCTGGGCCACCCGGCCCGAGGAGCTGGCCGACGCCGACCTGGTGGTGCTGCCCGGCACCCGGGCCACCGTGGCCGACCTGGCCTGGCTGCGCGAACGCGGCCTGGAGCGGCCGCTGCTGGCCCGGGCCGCCGAGGGGCGGCCGGTGCTGGGCGTCTGCGGCGGCTACCAGATGCTGTCCCGGCGGATCACCGACGCCGTCGAGTCCGGCGCGGGCGCCGTGGACGGGCTCGGGCTGCTGCCGGTCGAGGTGGAGTTCGCGGTCGAGAAGACCCTCGGGCGCCCGGTCGGCGAGGCGTACGGCGAGCGGGTCGAGGGCTACGAGATCCACCACGGCATCGCCCGGGTGGACGGCGGCGAGCCCTTCCTGGACGGCTGCCGGGTCGGCGCGGTCTGGGGCACCACCTGGCACGGCGCGCTGGAGAACGACGGCTTCCGCCGGGCCTTCCTGCGCGAGGTGGCGGCGGTGGCCGGGCGGCGGTTCGTGCCGGCCCCGGACACCTCCTTCGCCGCGGCCCGGGAGGAGCGGCTGGACCGGCTGGGGGACCTGATCGAGGAACACGCCGACACCGACGCGCTGTGGCGGCTGATCGAGGGCGGGGCGCCCGCCGGGCTGCCGTTCGTCCCACCGGGCGCTCCGGCGCCCCGTGCTGTGGAGGGTGAAGAGCTGTGA
- the cobC gene encoding Rv2231c family pyridoxal phosphate-dependent protein CobC, with amino-acid sequence MSSENAVGVVVGVGASSGVAEQEVRELIAAALAEAELPVGTVRLLATVEARAGEPGLLGAARELGVPLVGHPAAALAAVPVPSPSGEVLDAVGTASVAEAAALLGGGELLVGKRKSARSTVAVATLPSHDLRHHGDAEVRDANLVDLAVNVRTGTPPQWLRSALADTLGELAAYPEQTTARAAVAARHRRPVEEVLLTSGAAEAFVLLARTLRPQHAVVVHPQFTEPEAALRDAGIPVHRVLLRAADGFRLTAGAVPEQADLVVIGNPTNPTSVLHPAAVLAELARPGRTLVVDEAFMDTVPGETESLASLSDLPGRVVVLRSLTKTWGLAGLRIGYVLGPAPLIAELGAAQPLWPVSTPALRAAELCSGERALTEAEAAAAELTAHRAHLLGALAGFPSLRVHGEPAASFVLIELPQADRVRDRLRAEGFAVRRGDTFPGLGPDWLRIAVRAPQTTDAFVAALRRVLGDTP; translated from the coding sequence GTGAGCAGCGAGAACGCGGTCGGCGTGGTGGTCGGTGTCGGGGCGAGCAGCGGGGTGGCCGAGCAGGAGGTGCGGGAGCTGATCGCCGCCGCGCTGGCCGAGGCCGAGCTGCCGGTCGGCACGGTGCGCCTGCTCGCCACCGTCGAGGCCCGCGCCGGCGAGCCCGGGCTGCTGGGTGCCGCGCGGGAGTTGGGCGTGCCGCTGGTGGGCCACCCGGCGGCCGCGCTGGCCGCCGTGCCGGTGCCGAGCCCGTCCGGCGAGGTGCTCGACGCCGTCGGGACCGCGAGCGTGGCGGAGGCGGCGGCGCTGCTCGGGGGCGGGGAACTGCTGGTCGGGAAGCGGAAGTCGGCCCGTTCGACGGTGGCCGTCGCGACCCTGCCCTCACATGACTTGCGCCACCACGGTGATGCAGAGGTGCGGGACGCCAACCTGGTGGACCTCGCCGTCAACGTCCGCACCGGCACCCCGCCGCAGTGGCTGCGCAGCGCACTCGCCGACACCCTGGGCGAGTTGGCCGCCTACCCCGAGCAGACCACCGCCCGCGCGGCCGTCGCAGCGCGACACCGGCGCCCCGTCGAGGAGGTGCTGCTCACCTCGGGTGCCGCCGAGGCCTTCGTGCTGCTCGCCCGCACCCTGCGGCCGCAGCACGCGGTGGTGGTGCACCCCCAGTTCACCGAGCCGGAGGCGGCCCTGCGGGACGCGGGCATCCCCGTGCACCGGGTGCTGCTGCGGGCGGCCGACGGCTTCCGGCTGACGGCCGGCGCGGTGCCGGAGCAGGCCGACCTGGTGGTGATCGGCAACCCGACCAACCCGACCTCGGTGCTGCACCCGGCTGCCGTGCTGGCCGAGTTGGCCCGCCCCGGGCGGACCCTGGTGGTGGACGAGGCGTTCATGGACACCGTGCCCGGGGAGACGGAATCACTGGCCTCCCTCAGCGACCTGCCGGGCCGGGTGGTGGTGCTGCGCAGCCTGACCAAGACTTGGGGGCTGGCGGGCCTGCGGATCGGGTACGTGCTGGGCCCGGCCCCGCTGATCGCCGAGCTGGGCGCGGCCCAGCCGCTCTGGCCGGTCTCCACGCCCGCCCTGCGCGCGGCCGAACTGTGCAGCGGCGAGCGGGCGCTCACCGAGGCCGAAGCGGCGGCCGCCGAGCTGACGGCGCATCGGGCGCACTTGCTGGGCGCGCTGGCGGGCTTCCCGTCCCTGCGGGTGCACGGGGAGCCGGCGGCCTCCTTCGTGCTGATCGAGCTCCCACAGGCCGACCGGGTCCGGGACCGACTGCGCGCCGAGGGCTTCGCCGTCCGCCGTGGCGACACCTTCCCTGGGCTGGGCCCGGACTGGCTGCGGATCGCGGTCCGCGCTCCGCAGACCACGGACGCGTTCGTCGCCGCGCTGCGGCGGGTGCTGGGCGACACGCCCTGA
- a CDS encoding ArsR/SmtB family transcription factor, which produces MLELAFSTRDLAHTRLAYSPLWEVVTSRRLLERGATGALHRRWAEQTRPRLAAAGLGTGLLADLVPAHGYLPDFLNPAPGTLAPSAGASAALEAELAVVARTDAERIRADLERMAGWTPAVEAFHRDPAGVLPGLLDEIRGYWEAAIAPHWSRVRAVLESDVLHQSRRFAAAGSAAVLQGLHPSVEWCTDKLTMPQVLCGESGSLAGRGLLLVPSAFVGPGSTMLLNQPGEVVQLCYPSRGVGVLWEQSSTPVPEAVAAVLGRSRALLLAELAVPASTTELAHRTGLAAGGVSQHLTALRAAGIVASHRSGRSVLYQRTDLADSLLAAAS; this is translated from the coding sequence GTGCTGGAACTCGCCTTCTCTACCCGCGACCTGGCCCACACCCGGCTCGCCTACTCGCCGCTCTGGGAGGTGGTGACGAGCCGTCGGCTGCTGGAGCGCGGCGCCACCGGTGCGCTGCACCGCCGCTGGGCCGAGCAGACCCGCCCCCGGCTGGCCGCCGCCGGCCTGGGCACCGGGCTGCTCGCCGACCTGGTCCCGGCGCACGGCTACCTGCCCGACTTCCTCAACCCGGCGCCCGGCACGCTCGCGCCGAGCGCGGGGGCCAGCGCCGCGCTGGAGGCCGAGCTCGCGGTGGTGGCCCGGACCGACGCCGAGCGGATCCGCGCCGACCTGGAGCGGATGGCGGGCTGGACGCCGGCCGTCGAGGCCTTCCACCGGGACCCGGCGGGCGTGCTGCCGGGGCTGCTCGACGAGATCCGGGGGTACTGGGAGGCAGCGATCGCCCCGCACTGGTCGCGGGTGCGGGCGGTGCTGGAGAGCGACGTGCTGCACCAGTCCCGGCGGTTCGCGGCGGCCGGCTCGGCGGCGGTGCTCCAGGGGCTGCACCCGAGCGTGGAGTGGTGCACCGACAAGCTGACGATGCCCCAGGTGCTGTGCGGGGAGTCCGGCAGCCTGGCGGGGCGCGGACTGCTGCTGGTGCCCTCGGCGTTCGTCGGCCCCGGCAGCACGATGCTGCTGAACCAGCCCGGGGAGGTGGTCCAGCTCTGCTACCCCAGCCGGGGCGTCGGGGTGCTCTGGGAACAGTCGAGCACCCCGGTGCCGGAGGCGGTGGCGGCGGTGCTGGGCCGCTCGCGCGCCCTGCTGCTGGCCGAGCTGGCCGTGCCCGCCTCCACCACCGAACTCGCCCACCGCACCGGCCTCGCGGCCGGCGGGGTCTCCCAGCACCTCACCGCGCTGCGGGCGGCCGGCATCGTCGCCTCGCACCGGTCCGGCCGCTCGGTGCTGTACCAGCGCACCGATCTGGCCGACTCGCTGCTGGCTGCGGCGAGTTGA
- a CDS encoding SDR family NAD(P)-dependent oxidoreductase produces MRNIIVTGGGTGIGKAIAAAFAERGDQVVITGRRKDVLDQAVAELGANVRAVAFDAADPAQVEAALPELPERVDVLVNNAGGNNSRTAPPAEPGLAGLLATWQANLDTNLFTALLVTTAVRERLNPGARVVNFSSIAAHRGGSGSYGAAKAAVENWNLTLAQDLGPEGGTANVIAPGYISDTEFFGPDGIPAARLAYNVGQAINKRHGTPADIVATTLFLASPEAGHITAQVFHLDGGSITGR; encoded by the coding sequence ATGCGCAACATCATCGTCACCGGCGGGGGCACCGGCATCGGCAAGGCCATCGCGGCGGCCTTCGCCGAGCGCGGCGACCAGGTGGTGATCACCGGCCGGCGCAAGGACGTGCTGGACCAGGCCGTCGCCGAACTCGGCGCCAACGTCCGGGCGGTGGCCTTCGACGCGGCCGACCCGGCGCAGGTCGAGGCGGCTCTGCCGGAGCTGCCCGAGCGGGTGGACGTGCTGGTCAACAACGCGGGCGGCAACAACAGCCGCACCGCGCCGCCGGCCGAGCCCGGCCTGGCCGGCCTGCTCGCCACCTGGCAGGCCAACCTGGACACCAACCTGTTCACCGCCCTGCTGGTCACCACGGCCGTGCGCGAGCGCCTGAACCCCGGTGCCCGGGTGGTCAACTTCAGCTCGATCGCGGCCCACCGCGGCGGCTCCGGCTCCTACGGCGCGGCCAAGGCCGCCGTGGAGAACTGGAACCTGACGCTGGCCCAGGACCTCGGCCCCGAGGGCGGCACGGCCAACGTGATCGCCCCCGGCTACATCAGCGACACCGAGTTCTTCGGCCCGGACGGCATCCCCGCCGCCCGCCTCGCCTACAACGTCGGCCAGGCGATCAACAAGCGCCACGGCACCCCGGCCGACATCGTCGCCACCACCCTGTTCCTCGCCTCCCCGGAGGCCGGCCACATCACCGCCCAGGTCTTCCACCTGGACGGCGGCTCGATCACCGGTCGCTGA
- a CDS encoding cobalamin biosynthesis protein, producing MQRALPPASAYALGAVAGYAADAVFGDPRRGHPVALFGRAAHRLELLLHRDHRGAGALHTALAVGAVAAGAAALQHRADPLRRTVTAGLAAFTVLGGTSLAREARTIGGALAAGDLAAARGRLPHLCGRDPSGLDEQQIARAVVESVAENTADAVVNALVWGALAGAPGLLAFRAVNTLDAMVGHKSARYRRFGWAAARLDDVAGWPGARLTALLTVAAAEDRGRAWRVWRRDGSAHPSPNAGQAESAFAGALGVRLGGTLQYGTRTEHRPVLGAELRPVAAPDIERACRLSRRVGLLALGTTVAARLLWKGRK from the coding sequence ATGCAGCGCGCCCTGCCGCCCGCGTCCGCCTACGCCCTCGGCGCGGTCGCCGGGTACGCCGCCGACGCCGTGTTCGGCGATCCCCGCCGCGGCCACCCGGTGGCCCTGTTCGGCCGCGCCGCCCACCGCCTGGAACTCCTGCTGCACCGCGACCACCGCGGCGCCGGCGCGCTGCACACCGCGCTCGCGGTCGGCGCGGTGGCGGCCGGCGCGGCCGCCCTGCAGCACCGGGCGGACCCGTTGCGCCGGACCGTCACCGCCGGCCTCGCCGCCTTCACCGTGCTCGGCGGCACCTCGCTGGCCCGGGAGGCCCGCACCATCGGCGGCGCGCTGGCGGCCGGCGACCTGGCGGCGGCGCGCGGGCGGCTGCCGCACCTGTGCGGGCGGGACCCGAGCGGGCTGGACGAGCAGCAGATCGCCCGCGCCGTGGTCGAGTCGGTGGCCGAGAACACCGCGGACGCCGTGGTGAACGCCCTGGTCTGGGGCGCGCTGGCCGGTGCGCCTGGGCTGCTGGCCTTCCGGGCCGTGAACACGCTGGACGCGATGGTGGGTCACAAGTCGGCGCGCTACCGGCGGTTCGGCTGGGCGGCGGCCCGGCTGGACGACGTGGCGGGCTGGCCGGGGGCCCGGCTGACCGCGCTGCTGACCGTGGCGGCCGCCGAGGACCGGGGCCGGGCCTGGCGGGTCTGGCGGCGGGACGGCTCGGCGCACCCGAGCCCCAACGCGGGCCAGGCCGAGTCGGCCTTCGCGGGCGCGCTGGGCGTGCGGCTCGGCGGCACGCTCCAGTACGGCACCAGGACGGAGCACCGGCCGGTGCTGGGCGCCGAGCTGCGCCCGGTGGCGGCCCCGGACATCGAACGGGCCTGCCGGCTGTCCCGCCGGGTCGGCCTGCTGGCCCTGGGCACCACGGTGGCGGCCCGACTGCTCTGGAAGGGGCGCAAGTGA
- a CDS encoding helix-turn-helix domain-containing protein encodes MRRSSPAPAPVPFSPQAARAHRDGLGLSPEQVAEGMAAHGVRLLPSHVLGFESGEFRPSEQEFIALARALWCPPVQLMGVRPGSLRDYRLARELSQQHAATRIGLGLRSYATAELTGRWTGDPEQAAALVELFGMTLRDFVRVTGAEAELDERLRQCVEGRWRAQLPALAKLVPVPPERLGQVLAALHAEHQVPSHWGATTPAEGPVPAESRPARFWSLLARGGTGGLPV; translated from the coding sequence ATGCGAAGAAGCAGCCCGGCCCCCGCCCCGGTCCCGTTCTCCCCGCAGGCCGCCCGGGCGCACCGGGACGGCCTGGGCCTCAGTCCGGAGCAGGTGGCCGAGGGCATGGCGGCGCACGGCGTGCGGCTGCTGCCCAGCCACGTGCTGGGCTTCGAGAGCGGCGAGTTCCGGCCGAGCGAACAGGAGTTCATCGCCCTGGCCCGGGCGCTCTGGTGCCCGCCGGTGCAGCTGATGGGGGTGCGGCCGGGCAGCCTGCGCGACTACCGGCTGGCCCGCGAGCTCAGCCAGCAGCACGCCGCCACCCGGATCGGCCTGGGCCTGCGCAGCTACGCCACCGCCGAGCTGACCGGCCGCTGGACCGGCGACCCCGAGCAGGCCGCCGCGCTGGTCGAGCTGTTCGGCATGACGCTGCGCGACTTCGTCCGGGTCACCGGCGCCGAGGCCGAGCTGGACGAGCGGCTGCGCCAGTGCGTGGAGGGCCGCTGGCGGGCCCAGCTGCCGGCCCTCGCCAAGCTGGTGCCGGTCCCGCCCGAGCGGCTCGGCCAGGTGCTGGCCGCGCTGCACGCCGAGCACCAGGTCCCCTCCCACTGGGGCGCGACCACTCCCGCCGAGGGCCCCGTGCCCGCCGAGTCGCGGCCCGCCCGGTTCTGGAGCCTGCTGGCCCGCGGCGGCACCGGCGGCCTGCCGGTCTGA